One window of Mangrovibacterium diazotrophicum genomic DNA carries:
- a CDS encoding MFS transporter produces MKNFESSVTGVFKEAFIYFLNKSFDIRMGEYRRVLLMQLNVFLIITTLLIIKPIANSLFLSSFGYSYLPMAFILVAVLAIVISWFYSKILSTRSFGNIMVRTLIGSVVCLFIFGVLLRLNVLVQVVLLLFYVWVALFAVVSSSQFWILANIIFNPREAKRVFGFIGAGAIGGGIFGGYLTSIIARSLGSENLIFLSMLVLLPSIWITRRMWAERDSETKHFKQLKVKEDTIPENPYRLIRKSRHLTFMAGIIGVGVIVAKLVDYQFSAIASLAIPDPDKLTSFFGFWFSNFNLLSLFIQLFVTRRVVGVFGVGTSLLFLPGAIFLGAVLMLFFPVLGVAVFIKFSDASLKQSINKSATELLALPIPVEIKNKTKSFIDVFVDSAATGIGGLILIFLVNAFNLSTNWISLIIIGLLLLWGYFALQVRKEYLKSFKLKLSPKVAAEQSSRKKGTEESVIGGLVRQLDSANEKQLLYVIQKVREVPDERFYQGLKKLLDHPSALVRAEVIVNLRTYLNHNLSGKMNQLISDPDSQVRVNALEYLLTLAPGNRVEMLEAYLDHQDPEIRRSALLALARETRGNYELQNWFSFGKHLQKQIALLDEDTTAAEMDEQRQFVLQAIGLSSATAYFRYIEEAFASPRPEVVKLAVVAAGNAAHPQFIGRLVEALTQPAYSALAVQALANFGIQVFSFFQQMIEAEDIQVDVVRKLPMVAEKINSQKSISFLFYLLDYEDYLVHLESLKALTVIKQSFPNLHFDKRLVMSRIVEEAHLYQNSLIVLNSRFSNHQEEVAEPENITEARKSLINLLERRLDGSLERIFRLLELRYPPEDIFTAYKGIQSEKAEVRMNAVDFLDNLLETRLKKVLIPILETSVSHSMTEPIIGLFMEKEPDEFTCYKMLLEGVDVKVKLAVFYLLEQKADRSYLLLAEKHLEVRNPKVRFFALKAKNAMLSAN; encoded by the coding sequence ATGAAGAATTTTGAGAGCTCAGTAACCGGCGTTTTCAAAGAAGCATTTATTTATTTTCTGAATAAGTCGTTTGATATTCGAATGGGAGAATATCGGCGGGTATTGCTGATGCAGCTCAATGTTTTTTTGATTATTACCACGCTTCTCATTATAAAGCCTATTGCCAACTCGCTGTTCCTTTCTTCGTTTGGCTATTCTTATCTGCCAATGGCGTTTATTTTGGTGGCGGTTTTGGCGATTGTGATTTCCTGGTTTTACTCCAAAATTTTGTCAACCCGGTCTTTTGGCAACATCATGGTACGGACCCTTATTGGCTCGGTGGTTTGCCTTTTTATATTTGGGGTGTTATTGCGCTTGAATGTTTTGGTGCAGGTTGTCCTGTTGCTGTTTTACGTTTGGGTCGCTTTGTTCGCTGTTGTTTCCTCCTCGCAATTCTGGATTCTGGCCAATATTATTTTTAATCCCCGCGAAGCCAAGCGGGTTTTTGGTTTTATCGGGGCGGGTGCCATTGGCGGTGGCATTTTCGGGGGCTACCTCACTTCAATTATTGCACGTTCGTTGGGGAGCGAAAACCTGATCTTTTTGAGCATGTTGGTTTTATTACCGTCAATTTGGATTACCAGGAGGATGTGGGCCGAACGCGATTCGGAAACCAAGCACTTCAAGCAATTGAAAGTGAAAGAGGATACGATACCGGAGAATCCATACCGGCTGATACGCAAGTCGCGGCACCTGACTTTCATGGCTGGGATTATCGGTGTTGGCGTTATTGTTGCTAAACTGGTCGATTACCAGTTCAGCGCGATTGCATCGCTGGCCATTCCCGATCCCGATAAGTTGACTTCATTTTTTGGGTTCTGGTTTTCCAACTTCAACCTGTTGTCTCTTTTTATTCAGCTGTTTGTTACCCGGCGAGTGGTTGGGGTGTTTGGTGTTGGGACGTCTTTGCTGTTCCTGCCGGGTGCGATTTTTTTGGGAGCTGTGCTTATGTTGTTCTTCCCGGTTTTGGGCGTTGCCGTTTTTATCAAATTCAGCGATGCCAGTTTGAAACAGTCGATTAACAAGTCGGCCACCGAACTGCTTGCACTGCCGATTCCTGTTGAAATTAAAAATAAAACCAAGTCGTTTATTGATGTTTTTGTTGACAGTGCTGCTACCGGGATTGGTGGTTTAATTCTAATCTTTCTGGTGAATGCGTTCAACCTGTCGACCAATTGGATCAGCCTGATCATTATCGGTTTACTTCTGCTGTGGGGCTATTTTGCCTTGCAGGTGCGCAAGGAATATTTGAAATCGTTCAAACTGAAACTGAGCCCGAAAGTGGCTGCAGAACAGTCGAGCAGGAAGAAGGGAACGGAGGAATCTGTGATTGGGGGATTGGTGCGCCAATTGGACAGCGCGAACGAAAAACAGTTGCTTTACGTGATTCAAAAAGTACGGGAGGTGCCGGATGAGCGATTTTACCAGGGCCTTAAAAAGTTACTGGATCATCCTTCTGCGCTGGTTCGGGCTGAAGTGATCGTAAACTTGAGAACTTACCTGAATCACAACCTTTCCGGGAAAATGAATCAGCTGATCAGTGATCCGGATTCGCAGGTGCGAGTGAATGCATTGGAGTATCTGCTGACCCTGGCACCAGGCAACCGCGTCGAGATGCTGGAAGCATACCTTGATCACCAAGACCCTGAAATTCGACGCTCTGCCCTTTTGGCGTTGGCTCGCGAAACAAGGGGGAATTACGAACTTCAGAATTGGTTTTCATTCGGCAAACATTTACAAAAGCAGATTGCTTTGCTTGACGAGGATACAACGGCGGCAGAGATGGATGAACAGCGACAATTCGTGCTGCAGGCGATTGGACTCTCATCAGCAACAGCTTATTTCAGATACATTGAGGAGGCTTTCGCTTCACCCAGGCCCGAAGTGGTAAAGCTGGCAGTTGTAGCTGCCGGAAATGCTGCCCATCCGCAATTTATCGGTCGGTTGGTCGAAGCTTTAACCCAACCAGCTTATTCCGCGTTGGCGGTGCAGGCACTCGCTAATTTTGGCATCCAGGTTTTCTCCTTTTTCCAGCAGATGATTGAGGCGGAAGACATTCAGGTGGATGTTGTTCGCAAGTTGCCGATGGTCGCCGAAAAAATTAATAGCCAGAAATCGATCTCGTTCTTGTTTTATCTGCTAGACTACGAAGACTATTTGGTGCATCTGGAGAGTTTGAAGGCGCTGACGGTGATTAAACAGAGTTTTCCGAACCTGCATTTTGACAAGCGGCTGGTGATGAGCCGAATTGTGGAAGAAGCGCATTTGTATCAGAATAGCCTGATCGTGCTCAACTCCCGTTTTTCGAATCACCAGGAGGAGGTGGCGGAACCGGAGAATATTACCGAGGCCCGGAAAAGTTTGATCAATTTGCTGGAGCGCCGGCTGGATGGAAGCCTGGAGCGAATTTTCAGGTTGTTGGAATTGCGTTATCCGCCCGAAGATATTTTTACGGCCTACAAAGGAATTCAGAGTGAAAAAGCCGAAGTACGCATGAACGCCGTTGATTTTTTGGATAATCTGCTGGAAACCCGCCTGAAAAAAGTGCTGATCCCGATTCTCGAAACCTCGGTTTCACATTCGATGACAGAGCCAATTATCGGCTTGTTTATGGAAAAAGAACCGGATGAATTTACCTGTTACAAAATGCTGCTTGAGGGTGTTGACGTGAAGGTGAAACTCGCTGTGTTTTATTTGCTCGAACAAAAAGCGGATCGAAGCTACTTGCTTTTGGCTGAAAAGCACCTGGAGGTTCGGAACCCGAAAGTTCGTTTTTTCGCGTTGAAGGCGAAGAATGCGATGCTTTCAGCCAATTAA
- a CDS encoding serine hydrolase, with protein sequence MRARIIVTFILLNINVLVGCGHRAAEERNLNMNLNLPLVLGKDTELKPLSELRDGDLQKKLDAEIDKNGKWKKLIDNKMMAVGLVDLRDLNNIRFASINGDEIMYAASLPKIAVLLATADALEKGELKETPAIHNDMRLMISRSNNEATTRLIDLLGYDKIREVVTSPEYKLYDPEQGGGLWVGKRYAKTGTRVPEPIKGISHAATADQVCRFYYMLIQGKLVSYDRSKQMLDMMIDPEIHHKFVNSIEKIRPNAKLFRKSGTWKNYHADSILVWGENDRFILVGLLQDDDGERILRQLIYTVEDVLDECDEALSLGK encoded by the coding sequence ATGAGAGCCCGAATTATTGTTACATTCATTTTGCTGAACATTAACGTTCTCGTGGGCTGTGGTCACCGTGCAGCGGAGGAGCGCAACCTGAACATGAACTTAAATTTGCCCTTGGTGCTGGGAAAAGATACCGAGCTAAAGCCGTTGTCGGAATTGCGAGATGGCGATTTGCAGAAAAAGCTCGATGCCGAGATTGACAAAAACGGCAAATGGAAAAAGTTGATTGACAATAAAATGATGGCAGTTGGTTTGGTCGACCTTCGCGATTTAAATAATATTCGTTTTGCCAGTATTAATGGAGACGAAATTATGTATGCGGCCAGCCTGCCCAAGATTGCCGTTTTGCTGGCAACTGCTGATGCACTCGAAAAAGGGGAGTTGAAAGAAACGCCGGCAATACATAATGATATGCGGTTGATGATTAGCCGCTCAAACAATGAGGCAACCACACGTTTGATTGATTTGCTGGGCTACGATAAAATTCGGGAGGTAGTCACATCGCCGGAATACAAACTTTACGATCCGGAGCAAGGGGGTGGTTTGTGGGTTGGCAAGCGCTATGCCAAAACAGGCACACGTGTGCCCGAACCAATTAAAGGAATAAGTCATGCTGCGACCGCTGACCAGGTTTGTCGTTTTTATTATATGCTGATACAAGGCAAGTTGGTTAGCTACGATCGTTCGAAGCAAATGCTGGATATGATGATCGATCCCGAGATTCATCACAAATTTGTTAACTCAATTGAGAAGATACGCCCCAATGCCAAGTTGTTCCGAAAATCTGGCACTTGGAAAAACTATCACGCCGATTCAATTTTGGTGTGGGGGGAAAATGATCGCTTTATCCTGGTGGGTTTGCTGCAGGATGATGATGGAGAAAGAATTTTACGCCAATTAATATATACTGTTGAGGACGTGTTGGACGAATGCGATGAAGCTTTATCTTTAGGTAAATAA
- a CDS encoding carboxylesterase family protein — MKISTLRTFFLIAIALVFHLSSSAADPELKKVHYNYLTYLPENYDSTQANLYPVIIYLHGRSVSGTDLNRVRRYGLPYFLDHGKKMDFIVVAPQCPWGKRWSSENWLDSMMVELNTKYRIDNDRIYLTGMSLGGFGTWELANMYPNRFAAIAPMCGGGNTSWADNIYHIPTWVFHGVQDRLVPVLRSDQMVKALEAHHALVKYDRLTKKGHDLSRLFDDNEIYSWFAQFTRRPLNEEDEKSLKPLEPIWVTEVEPLDKITHPDFTETPEGGVF; from the coding sequence ATGAAAATAAGCACCCTAAGAACATTTTTTTTAATCGCCATTGCTCTAGTCTTTCATCTGTCGTCTTCTGCAGCTGATCCGGAGCTCAAAAAGGTGCATTATAATTACCTTACATACTTACCCGAGAACTACGATAGCACACAAGCTAATTTGTATCCGGTTATCATCTATCTGCATGGTCGATCAGTTTCCGGCACTGACTTGAACCGGGTGCGCCGTTACGGACTTCCCTATTTCCTGGACCACGGTAAAAAAATGGACTTTATTGTCGTTGCGCCGCAATGTCCCTGGGGCAAACGCTGGTCGAGCGAAAACTGGCTGGACTCGATGATGGTGGAGTTGAATACCAAGTACCGGATTGATAACGACCGGATTTACCTGACAGGAATGAGCCTGGGCGGATTCGGAACATGGGAACTTGCCAACATGTATCCGAATCGGTTTGCAGCTATTGCGCCCATGTGTGGCGGAGGCAATACTTCCTGGGCCGACAATATCTACCACATACCAACCTGGGTTTTTCACGGAGTGCAAGACCGATTGGTACCCGTTCTGAGATCGGATCAGATGGTGAAGGCGCTGGAAGCGCACCACGCATTGGTTAAATATGACCGATTGACTAAAAAGGGACACGACTTGAGCCGCCTCTTTGATGATAATGAAATTTACAGTTGGTTCGCCCAATTCACCAGGCGACCGTTAAATGAGGAGGATGAAAAATCGCTCAAACCATTGGAGCCGATTTGGGTTACCGAAGTTGAACCTTTGGACAAAATAACACATCCTGATTTTACAGAAACGCCCGAGGGCGGAGTCTTTTAA
- a CDS encoding c-type cytochrome, whose amino-acid sequence MRHLLFSLLFLVGLIGCTTQTEKKEVAETPPTQEEIIARGRYLVSSIGCEDCHTPKVMSDHGPIPDPENHFAGHMEGDLRDKVAKDALSSWLLFNMSLTSAVGPWGISYAANISSDESGVGTWTDEQFIRAMREGQYKGLEGTRKLLPPMPWQNFSNLTDDDLKAMLAYLKSTKPIRNVVPEPVSPADF is encoded by the coding sequence ATGAGACACCTACTTTTCTCCCTGTTGTTTCTCGTTGGATTAATTGGCTGTACAACCCAAACTGAGAAAAAAGAAGTCGCCGAAACACCTCCTACTCAAGAAGAAATTATCGCAAGAGGCCGCTATTTAGTATCGAGTATCGGTTGCGAGGACTGTCACACACCAAAAGTGATGTCTGATCACGGTCCGATTCCTGATCCGGAAAATCACTTTGCCGGACACATGGAAGGCGACCTGCGCGACAAAGTAGCCAAAGACGCCTTGTCGAGCTGGCTATTATTCAATATGAGTCTGACCTCAGCCGTTGGACCTTGGGGAATTAGCTACGCTGCAAATATCTCATCTGATGAATCGGGTGTCGGAACTTGGACAGATGAACAGTTTATTCGCGCGATGCGGGAAGGACAATACAAAGGGTTGGAAGGAACCCGCAAGTTACTGCCTCCAATGCCTTGGCAGAACTTTTCGAATTTAACGGACGATGATCTAAAGGCAATGCTTGCTTACCTGAAAAGCACCAAGCCAATTCGAAACGTCGTTCCCGAACCTGTAAGTCCCGCAGATTTCTGA
- a CDS encoding GNAT family N-acetyltransferase, with protein sequence MYKLKPTQYKLVLPSLKEVPINHLFALAVANCKVDGEIYVDNPERPSTFLIRHNYGMLLLWGNSQNEAFNQKLRSYLLDSKKLRHQAEWLQASPVAWDSVLENLLGGEVEKDRRLNFQFNPAKFRLFMQPAESEYQLARTDEILFQQMKGMVVPSNFWSRATEFAEIGLGYTILKDGVPVSTAFSAFVEGDELEIGIETQQDYQRLGLAPIACSALIEHCLQHGLTPLWACREGNAASAKLATKLGFEVKKTTAYYKLPNARIMNQISISTDKTKLDVSLIYEFLSERSYWAKGRSRDIVQKSIQNSLCFGAYDESGNQLGFARVATDYSVFGWLMDVFVLEQHRGKGIGKKLIEAIVNHPDLKNLSRLGLGTADAHGLYQQYGFTGLSKPANAMERLNIG encoded by the coding sequence ATGTATAAACTGAAACCGACTCAATACAAGCTCGTTTTGCCGAGCTTGAAAGAGGTGCCGATTAATCATCTTTTTGCTTTGGCGGTTGCCAATTGCAAGGTTGACGGCGAGATTTATGTCGATAATCCCGAACGACCTTCGACCTTTCTGATTCGGCACAACTACGGCATGTTGCTGCTATGGGGCAATAGTCAAAACGAGGCATTCAATCAAAAGCTCAGATCTTACCTCTTAGACTCTAAGAAACTTCGACACCAAGCTGAGTGGCTGCAAGCTTCTCCTGTTGCGTGGGATTCCGTGTTGGAGAATCTGTTGGGCGGGGAAGTGGAAAAGGATAGGCGGTTGAACTTTCAGTTTAACCCGGCGAAATTCAGGCTGTTTATGCAGCCAGCGGAAAGCGAATATCAATTGGCTAGGACAGATGAAATTCTGTTTCAGCAGATGAAAGGAATGGTGGTGCCGTCCAATTTTTGGAGCAGAGCCACTGAGTTTGCTGAAATTGGTTTGGGATACACGATCCTTAAAGATGGTGTTCCGGTTTCGACCGCATTTTCGGCTTTTGTCGAAGGTGACGAGTTGGAAATTGGAATAGAAACCCAACAGGATTATCAAAGGCTGGGACTGGCTCCGATTGCATGTTCTGCGCTAATCGAACACTGCTTGCAGCATGGATTGACGCCCCTGTGGGCTTGTCGTGAAGGCAATGCAGCTTCTGCAAAATTGGCAACTAAACTGGGATTTGAAGTCAAGAAAACAACAGCTTATTATAAATTACCAAATGCAAGAATAATGAACCAGATTAGCATTTCAACTGATAAAACAAAACTTGATGTCTCACTGATCTACGAATTCTTGAGTGAACGCTCGTATTGGGCGAAGGGAAGAAGTCGGGATATTGTGCAGAAGTCAATTCAGAACTCCCTCTGTTTTGGAGCTTATGATGAAAGCGGAAACCAACTTGGATTTGCCCGTGTAGCGACAGACTATTCGGTTTTCGGGTGGTTGATGGATGTTTTCGTTTTGGAACAGCATCGTGGAAAGGGGATCGGCAAGAAGTTAATCGAAGCCATTGTCAATCACCCCGACTTGAAAAACTTAAGTCGACTGGGCTTAGGCACGGCCGATGCACATGGTCTCTATCAGCAATATGGTTTCACCGGTCTGTCAAAGCCGGCGAATGCCATGGAACGGCTCAATATTGGTTGA
- the pdxR gene encoding MocR-like pyridoxine biosynthesis transcription factor PdxR, with the protein MILITIDTKSRHPLFEQIVDQIRSLIESGGLKEGEVLPSTRKLAENVGVNRATVYRAYEELWAAGYIEAVAGGYSRVRKRIDPVKQQAEIVVDRFGWEGHLSDAFMSISQTRLFSSAQLDGLIDFRSLSPDSDLLPVEDFRRSMNAVIQTEGASVLQYGDPAGYLPLRELLARQMKQHGIHTSADEIVLTNGMQNGIELVCRLLTNPGDCVFVESPTYASALTMMNYLGLKVQGISMTSASMNLDELEASLRKQKPKLIYSMPTFHNPTGISTSQSHRERLLRICERYGVPLVEDGFEEEMKYFGKAVLPVKSMDRKQQLIYLGTFSKILFPGLRIGWIVAPVTLAEKLRRMKEVTDLSGSPLTQAAVFRFCDQGFYELHKKRIHRAYRKRMQLALAACREFLPQQQVQFTRPEGGYLIWLTTCFPLEREAELNQKLIGTGVAVSPGSRFFAADPEKAHFRLSIAHRKEDEIVEGIKRIAEVIQNFN; encoded by the coding sequence ATGATTTTAATAACCATTGATACGAAGAGTCGTCACCCATTGTTTGAACAAATTGTTGATCAGATTCGGAGCCTGATTGAGTCGGGAGGGCTGAAGGAAGGAGAGGTACTTCCTTCGACCCGTAAACTGGCCGAAAATGTCGGCGTGAATCGGGCAACAGTCTACCGTGCTTACGAGGAGCTTTGGGCTGCCGGGTACATTGAAGCGGTCGCGGGCGGCTATTCGAGGGTTCGGAAACGAATCGATCCGGTAAAACAACAAGCTGAGATTGTTGTCGATCGTTTCGGCTGGGAAGGGCATTTGTCGGATGCTTTCATGTCGATCAGCCAAACTCGGTTGTTTTCTTCGGCACAGTTGGATGGACTGATTGATTTTCGATCGCTCAGCCCGGATTCCGATTTGCTGCCTGTCGAGGATTTTCGACGGAGTATGAACGCGGTAATTCAAACTGAAGGTGCCTCTGTTCTGCAATATGGCGATCCGGCGGGCTACCTGCCTTTGCGCGAGCTTTTGGCCCGGCAGATGAAACAACACGGCATTCATACTTCGGCCGATGAGATTGTCCTGACCAATGGCATGCAGAACGGAATTGAACTGGTTTGTCGTTTGCTGACAAATCCGGGTGATTGTGTATTTGTGGAGAGCCCGACTTACGCATCGGCTTTGACGATGATGAATTACCTGGGATTAAAGGTGCAAGGCATTTCAATGACCTCGGCGAGCATGAATTTAGATGAATTGGAAGCATCGCTTCGGAAGCAAAAGCCCAAACTGATTTATTCGATGCCAACTTTTCACAATCCGACGGGGATCTCAACGTCCCAATCGCACCGGGAACGCCTGCTTCGTATTTGCGAACGCTACGGAGTTCCGCTGGTTGAAGACGGCTTTGAAGAAGAGATGAAATATTTCGGGAAAGCTGTGCTTCCGGTAAAATCAATGGATCGAAAGCAGCAGCTCATCTACCTCGGGACTTTTTCCAAGATTCTTTTTCCAGGCCTGCGGATTGGGTGGATTGTGGCGCCGGTTACCTTGGCCGAAAAACTCAGGCGGATGAAGGAAGTAACAGACCTGTCGGGTAGCCCTTTGACCCAAGCAGCTGTTTTCCGTTTTTGTGATCAGGGATTTTATGAATTGCACAAAAAGCGAATCCATCGCGCTTACCGGAAACGGATGCAGCTAGCATTAGCCGCTTGTCGGGAGTTTCTTCCGCAGCAGCAGGTTCAGTTCACAAGGCCTGAGGGAGGCTACCTTATCTGGCTGACGACTTGTTTCCCGCTGGAAAGGGAAGCCGAATTGAATCAGAAGCTGATAGGTACGGGTGTTGCGGTTTCGCCCGGAAGCCGATTTTTCGCGGCGGATCCGGAAAAGGCACATTTTCGACTATCGATCGCACACAGAAAAGAGGATGAGATTGTGGAAGGGATCAAACGAATTGCAGAGGTCATTCAAAATTTCAACTAA
- the typA gene encoding translational GTPase TypA, translated as MQKIRNIAIIAHVDHGKTTLVDKIIYYCNLVKDHEKREDLILDNNDLERERGITILAKNVSVTYKDVKINIIDTPGHADFGGEVERVLNMADGVLLLADAFEGTMPQTRFVLSKALALGLKPIVVVNKVDKPNCRPEEVHEQVFDLMFSLDATEDQLDFPTIYGSAKEGWMTTDLATKTDNIGPLLDAILEHIPAPKENPGTPQMLITSLDYSAYVGRIAIGRIHRGELKEGMQVALAKRDGSIKRSKIKEIHTFSGLGRQKVESMHDGDICALVGIEGFDIGDSICDFENPEPLDPIAVDEPTMSMVFTINDSPFFGKEGKFVTSRHIKERLDKELEKNLALRVVQGESADSFTVYGRGVLHLSVLIETMRREGYELQVGQPKVLFKEIGGIKCEPIEEMHVDVPDEYSGKVVEMATVRKGEMQNMERKGDRIHLEFLIPSRGIIGLRTNMLTATAGEAVMTHRFIEYQPMKGTIEGRQNGSLIAKEPGTTFAYALNKLQDRGKFFIGPQTEVYEGMVIGENSRADDIVVNVTQSKKLTNMRASGSDDKVKLAPPIVFSLEEALEYIGNDEYLEVTPESLRMRKIFLKEAERKRGGKINF; from the coding sequence ATGCAGAAGATTAGAAACATCGCGATTATCGCACACGTTGACCACGGCAAAACGACTTTGGTTGACAAAATCATTTACTACTGTAACCTGGTTAAGGATCACGAAAAACGTGAAGACCTGATTCTCGATAACAACGACCTGGAACGTGAGCGTGGTATCACCATTTTGGCGAAGAACGTTTCGGTAACCTACAAAGACGTTAAGATCAACATCATCGATACTCCGGGCCACGCCGACTTTGGTGGCGAAGTAGAACGGGTATTGAACATGGCCGACGGTGTGCTTCTGCTAGCCGATGCTTTTGAAGGTACAATGCCTCAAACGCGTTTCGTGCTATCCAAAGCGTTGGCCTTGGGTCTGAAACCAATCGTTGTTGTTAACAAAGTAGACAAACCGAACTGTCGTCCGGAAGAAGTGCACGAACAGGTTTTCGACCTGATGTTCAGCTTGGACGCGACCGAAGATCAGTTGGATTTCCCAACAATCTATGGTTCTGCTAAAGAAGGTTGGATGACAACCGACCTTGCAACAAAAACCGACAACATCGGACCTCTGCTCGACGCGATTTTGGAACACATCCCTGCTCCGAAGGAAAACCCGGGTACGCCGCAAATGCTGATTACTTCATTGGACTATTCAGCATACGTTGGACGTATCGCGATTGGTCGTATCCACCGTGGTGAATTGAAGGAAGGCATGCAGGTAGCATTGGCAAAACGCGATGGCTCTATCAAAAGAAGCAAAATCAAAGAAATTCATACTTTCAGCGGTTTAGGACGTCAAAAAGTTGAATCGATGCACGATGGCGATATTTGTGCCCTGGTTGGTATCGAAGGCTTCGACATTGGCGACTCGATCTGCGACTTTGAAAATCCGGAACCATTGGATCCGATTGCGGTGGACGAACCAACAATGAGTATGGTTTTCACCATCAACGATTCTCCGTTCTTCGGTAAAGAAGGAAAATTCGTGACTTCACGCCACATCAAAGAACGTTTGGACAAAGAGTTGGAGAAAAACCTGGCTCTTCGTGTCGTTCAAGGCGAATCAGCTGACTCATTCACGGTTTACGGACGTGGTGTACTTCACTTGTCTGTATTGATCGAGACTATGCGTCGCGAAGGTTACGAGCTACAGGTTGGACAACCGAAAGTGCTTTTCAAAGAAATTGGCGGTATCAAATGCGAGCCAATCGAAGAAATGCACGTGGACGTGCCAGACGAGTACAGCGGTAAAGTTGTTGAAATGGCAACCGTTCGTAAAGGTGAAATGCAAAATATGGAACGCAAAGGTGACCGTATTCACCTGGAATTCCTGATCCCTTCACGCGGTATCATTGGCTTGCGTACCAACATGTTGACTGCGACTGCAGGTGAGGCTGTGATGACACACCGTTTCATTGAATACCAACCGATGAAAGGTACTATTGAAGGACGCCAAAACGGATCGTTGATCGCCAAAGAACCGGGAACGACTTTCGCCTACGCCCTGAACAAACTGCAAGACCGTGGTAAATTCTTCATTGGACCACAAACTGAAGTTTACGAAGGTATGGTGATTGGCGAAAACAGCCGTGCCGACGATATCGTTGTTAACGTAACCCAGTCGAAAAAGCTGACCAACATGCGTGCATCTGGTTCTGACGACAAAGTGAAACTGGCTCCTCCAATCGTATTTAGCTTGGAAGAAGCGCTGGAATACATCGGTAACGACGAGTACCTGGAAGTAACACCGGAATCCCTTCGTATGCGGAAAATCTTCCTGAAAGAAGCGGAACGTAAACGCGGTGGTAAAATCAATTTCTAA
- a CDS encoding DUF4494 domain-containing protein: MQTWFEVKVKYVKVDQDGREKKVGESFLVDAVSFTDAEARIIQQMQQIIRGEFQIDNIKKSNVIEIFPAESGEFWYKARIAIVTIDEKAGKEKKINNYFLVAADDFKEAFQRLEEGLSYILVPYHTTSMALSPIVDVFPYFSDDQPQDIPPHLKPIKEVRETTEDLLASEEFEETEEFDEDENFDDDPPIADGEIDENE; the protein is encoded by the coding sequence ATGCAAACTTGGTTTGAAGTAAAAGTTAAATACGTGAAAGTCGACCAGGATGGTCGCGAGAAGAAAGTGGGCGAGTCCTTTTTGGTTGATGCCGTGTCGTTCACCGATGCGGAAGCCCGGATCATTCAGCAAATGCAGCAGATTATCCGCGGTGAGTTCCAGATCGACAATATCAAGAAATCAAATGTCATTGAAATCTTCCCGGCCGAGAGCGGTGAGTTTTGGTACAAAGCGCGTATCGCGATTGTGACAATTGACGAGAAAGCCGGTAAAGAGAAGAAGATTAACAACTACTTTCTGGTAGCGGCTGATGATTTCAAAGAAGCTTTCCAACGTTTGGAGGAAGGGCTTTCTTATATCCTGGTTCCTTACCACACGACTTCGATGGCACTGAGCCCGATTGTTGACGTTTTCCCGTATTTCTCGGATGACCAACCACAAGATATTCCACCACATTTGAAACCGATAAAAGAGGTTCGGGAAACGACTGAAGACTTATTGGCGTCGGAAGAATTTGAAGAAACCGAAGAGTTTGACGAAGACGAGAACTTCGATGATGATCCTCCGATCGCAGATGGAGAGATTGATGAAAACGAATAA